A window of Cellulosimicrobium protaetiae genomic DNA:
CCGCGACCAACGGCGGGGCCACCGTGACCGCGACGGCCGACGCGACGGGCGTCGTCGCCGAGACGAACGAGGGCAACAACACCGGCACGCTCGCCGTGACCGTCGGACGCGGCGCCGCCGTCCCGTACACGACGTACGAGGCGGAGGACGGCCAGTACACCGGCACGCTGCTCCAGACCGACGCGGTGCGCACGTTCGGGCACACGAACTTCGCGACCGAGTCGTCGGGCCGTGAGTCCGTGCGCCTGACCAGCGCGGGCCAGTACGTCCAGTTCACCTCGACCAACGCGACGAACTCGATCGTCGTGCGCAACTCGATCCCCGACGCCCCCGGCGGCGGGGGACAGGAGAAGACGATCAGCCTCTACGCGGACGGCCAGTTCGTGCAGAAGCTGACGCTCTCGTCCAAGCACGCCTGGCTCTACGGCACGACCGACCAGCCCGAGGGCCTGGTCAACACCCCGGGCGGCGACGCACGCCGCCTCTTCGACGAGTCGCACGCGCTGCTCGGCCGGTCGTTCCCCGCGGGCACGGTGTTCAAGCTCCAGCGCGACGCAGGCGACGACGCGGCGTTCTACGTCATCGACCTCGTCGAGCTGGAGCAGGTCGCCCCGCCGCTGGCGAAGCCCGCGGGGTGCACGTCGATCACCGAGTACGGCGCCGTGCCGAACGACGGGCTCGAGGACACGGCCGCCATCCAGGCCGCCGTCACCGCGAACCAGAACGGCGACATCGACTGCGTGTGGATCCCGGCGGGGCAGTGGCGCCAGGAGAAGAAGATCCTCACCGACGACCCGCTCAACCGCGGCATGCACAACCAGGTGGGCATCCGCGACGTGACGATCCGCGGTGCGGGCATGTGGCACTCGCAGCTCTACAGCCTCATCCCGCCGCACCTCGCCCCGGGCGTCATCAACCACCCGCACGAGGGCAACTTCGGGTTCGACATCGACGACAACACCCAGATCTCCGACCTCGCGATCTTCGGCTCCGGGACGATCCGCGGCAACAACGCCCAGGAGGAGGGCGGCGTCGGGCTCAACGGCCGCTTCGGCAAGAACACGAAGATCACCAACGTGTGGATCGAGCACGCGAACGTCGGCGTGTGGGTCGGGCGCGACTACTCCAACATCCCGGAGCTGTGGAACCCGGGCGACGGGCTGGTCTTCTCCGGCATGCGGATCCGGAACACCTACGCGGACGGCATCAACTTCAGCAACGGGACGCGCAACTCGACGGTGGTGAACTCGACGTTCCGCAACACCGGCGACGACGCGCTCGCCGTCTGGGCCAACCCGTACGTCAAGGACCGGGCCGTGGACATCGGCCACTCCAACACGTTCCGCAACAACACCGTCCAGCTCCCGTGGCGTGCCAACGGCATCGCGATCTACGGCGGCTACGACAACTCGATCGAGAACAACCTCGTCTACGACACCATGAACTACCCCGGCATCATGCTGGCGACCGACCACGACCCCCTGCCGTTCTCGGGGACGACGCTCATCGCCAACAACGGGCTCTACCGCACCGGCGGGGCGTTCTGGAACGAGGACCAGGAGTTCGGCGCGATCACGATCTTCCCGCAGACGCACGACATCGTCGGCGTCACCATCCGCGACACCGACATCGTCGACTCCACGTACGACGGCATCCAGTTCAAGAACGGTGGCGGGAACATGCCGGACGTGAAGATCACGAACGTGCGGATCGACCAGTCCAACAACGGTTCCGGCATCCTCGCGATGGGCGGCGCCCGCGGCAACGCGATCCTCTCGAACGTGACCGTCACGAACTCGCGCGACGGCGACGTCGCGAAGGAGCCCGGCTCGCAGTTCACGTTCACGGGCCAGTAGCAGGCACGCCTCGGCCCGCCCTCGCGGCGCCGAACACGACGTGGGGGTCGCTATCCGCCGGATAGCGGCCCCCAGGTCGTTCTCGGGGGCGGGGAACGTCGTGCTCGACGGCGGGCCGCCGGCTCTGGCCGTCAGCCACGGTCACACCGGGGTCACCAGGTGCCGGGGATGTGCCGTCTTCCACGACGTCCTGGTCCGGCACAGACTCGGAGCATGACGCACCAGACGCACGAGTTCGACGACCTCCGGGCCGAGTTCGACGCCACCGTCGGGCGGACCGTCTACGCGACCATGGTCACGGTGGACGCGCAGAACCGGCCGCGCACCCGTGCCCTCATCCCCGTGTGGGAGGTGGTCGACGGCGCCCCGCTGGGCTGGCTCGCGACGTACCGCACGCCGCGGAAGGCCGCACCGGCCCCGCACCGGAACGGCGAGCCTGGTGCTGTGGGGTATCCGATGGGCGAGGGCGTGCAGGTCGCGGACTCATCGCACCCGGGCTCGCGTGCGGTCGGCGTGTCGATGTGCGTGCCCGACTCATCCATGTTCGGGTGGAACGGATGACTTCGCGATCGATGACGACACGAGCTGTCCGCGCCGCCACCTCCTCGCTGGCGGCGATCCTCCTTCTCGGCGGCCTCCCCGCTGTCGCGGCCGCGGGCCCGGGAGGTGACTCACCCTCCTCGGCCGGGGGCGCGCCGTCGGGCGTGGCGGCCACGGGCCCGACGGCGGTCGGCCAGGTCGACGCGCCCGTGCCGCAGATCGCGTGGGGGCCGTGCGAGGGCGACGGCGTCGAGGCGTTCGAGTGCGCGAGCGTCGAGGTCCCGACCGACTACGACAACCCGCAGGGCCGGACGACGACGATCGGTCTGACGCGGCTGCCCGCGACCGACGCGGACGCACGTATCGGGAGCCTCTTCACCAACTTCGGGGGACCGGGAGGCCCGGGCGTCGAGACGCTGCACCTGCTCGGCGGTTCGCTGTTCGACGACGACGTGCTCGCCCGGTTCGACGTCGTCGGGTTCGACCCGCGCGCCGTGGGGACGTCCGACCCCGCGACGTGCTTCCGCGACGCCGAGCGCGAGAGCGCGTTCCTGGCAGGCCTCCCCGCATTCCCGGTCGACGACCGCGAGGAGATCCGCTACCTCGGGCAGATGGCCGCGTTCGGGGCGTCCTGCACGGTCTTCTCGGGCGACCGCATCGCGCACTCGTCGACGGCGAACGTCGCGCGCGACATGGACCTGCTGCGCCAGGCCGTGGGGGACGAGCAGCTCAGCTATGTCGGCTACTCGTACGGCACCGTGCTCGGCGCGACGTACGCCGCGCTGTTCCCCGACCGCGTCCGCGCGATGGTGCTCGACGGCACGATGGACGTCGACGCGTGGTCCGGGGTCGGGTCGCGCGAGCTCGTCGGGGCGCGCATCGGCCAGGCCGCGGGGGCGACGGAGACGTTCGACGAGTTCGCACGGCTGTGCGGCGAGGCCGGGCAGACGGGCTGCGCGCTCGCGTCGCTCGGCGACCCGGCCGAGGTCGTCGAGGCCACGTACGCCGCGCTGCGCGAGGCGCCGGTCGACGTGCCGATGCCGGACGGGACGTCGGTGCCGATCGGCTACCCGGACACGGTCGCGCTCGTCTTCCAGTACCTCTACGAGCCAGTCGCGTGGGGCGACCTGGACCTGACGCTCGCGTCGCTCGCGGTGCTGAGCGGCGCCGTCGAGCCGCCGCCCGCCCCCGAGCAGCAGCCGCGCGCGACGAGCACGCTGCCGTCGCTCGGCGAGCTCCTGCGCCGTGCCGGGTTCGCCGAGGACTACGCCTCGGTGGGCGGTGCGCTCGCGAGCCTGTGCGTCGACACGACGACGCCCGGCCGCCCGTGGGAGTACCCCGCCAAGGTCGACGCGCTCGACGCGCAGTACCCGCACTTCGGCCGCTTCCGCGGGTGGGTGGGCGTGCAGTGCGAGTTCGTCCCGGTCGAGGACCGCGACGCGTTCACCGGGCCGTGGGACCAGACGACGGACGCGCCCGTCCTCGTGGTCGGCACCCGGTTCGACCCGGCGACGCCCTACGGGTTCACGCAGCCGTACGCCGACCGCTGGCCGGACGCGCGCGTGCTCACGGTCGAGGGCTGGGGCCACACGATCATCGGCAAGAGCGCGTGCGCCGACGCCGCGGTCGCGCGCTACCTGGTGGACCTCGACGCGACCGACGGCGCGACGTGCGCGCAGGACGTCGTGCCGTTCCAGGGCCCGTCCGTGCCGCTCGGAGAGGCGATGCGACTCCCGGTGACGTGACCTGATGCGCGGCTCCTCGGTGGCGTCGTCGGACGCTCCCGAGGAGCTGCCCTCAGCGGGACGGCAGCCGGTCGGCGACGGGTTCGGGAGCCGACGGGGCGGCGTCCTCCACGAAGCGCGGGCGGCACGCGAACCAGCCGCCGACCACGCCGGGGACGGCGGTCGCGGCGAGCACGAGGAGCGGGACGGACCACGACCCGGTCGCCTCGCGCAGCAGGCCGAGGCCGATCGGGCCGAGGCACGCGAGCGCGTACCCGATCCCCTGGACGAAGCCCGAGACTGCCGAGGCGGACTGCGGCGTCCTGGTCCGCCGGTTGATGAGGGTCATGCACAGGGGGAACGTGCTCACCCCGATCCCGAGCGCGCACATCCACAGCACGGTGCCGTCGAGCGGGGACAGGAGCAGGCCGAGGTACCCGGCCACGAGGACGACCGCGCACACGACGACCACGACGAACGGGTTCGCCATCCGCGTGGCCAGGTGCGGCACGACCAGCGCGGCGGCCATGCCCCAGGCGGAGTAGAGGGCGACCATGGTGCCGCCGAGCGCGGCGCTGCCGCCCGCGTCGGTGAGGACGGCCGGGACCCAGGGGATGATCCCGTAGTTGGACCACGAGATCGCCGCGAAGAGGACCACGAGACCCCAGACGGTCGACGACCGGCCGATCCGCGGCCTCGTCCCGGACGCGGCGGTGGCGGCGGGCGCGTGGTGGTCGGCGGGGAGCCGGGTCGCCAGGACGAGCCAGACGACGGCGGCCAGCGCCGCGGGGCCGGCCCAGATCCCGACGGAGAACCGCCAGGTCGTCGCCTCGGCGACCGGGACGGCCAGGAGCGGGGCGACGAACTGCCCGGTCTGCATGAGGATCAGGTAGAGCGACGTCCACAGCGCGATCCGGTCGGGGAACCAGGCCTTCACCAGGGGGACGATCACGACGTTCGCGGCTCCGATCCCGGCGAGGGCGAGCACGGTCGACGCCACGAGCAGCGTGGTCGTGGGCGAGAGCGCCCGCAGCACGAGCGAGAGCGCGGTCAGGCCCAGCGCCACCGCCGCGGTGCGCTCGAGCCCGAACCGCCTCGTCACCACCGGGGCCAGGAACCCGAAGAGACCGAACGACACCGCGGGCACGGTGCCGAGCAGCCCGGCCACCGCCACGCCGTAGCCGAGGTCCGCGCCGATGGTCTCCAGGAGCGGGGTGAACCCTGTGACGGCCGTCCGGAGGTTGACCGCCGTCAGCGCGACGGCGAGACCGGCCCAGAGGGCCTGACGGCCGCGGTCCACGGGGACGCGCGAGGGGGAGAGGGTCGCCACGCTAAACTCCGGTGTCAGGTCGGCCGATGATGGGATCATGGGATGAATCGAGAGCAGTCTGGCACGCGAGAGCCGATGCGTCGAGTAGGGCTCATCGACCAGGCGGCGGCACGCTTCCGCGAGGAGGTGATCTCCGGGCGCTGGCCGGTCGGCGAGCGGATCCCGACCGAGGTCGCACTCGTCTCGGAGTTCGGCATCGGGCGCAACACGGTCCGCGAGGCCCTCCAGTCGCTGGTGCACGCCGGCCTGCTGCGCCGCGAGCAGGGCCGCGGCACGTTCGTCATCTCCCGCTCCGAGCTGACCGGCACGCTCGAACGCCAGCTCGCCGGCGGCAGCCGCCGCCACTACCTCGAGCTGCGCCTCGCCCTCGACAGCACCGCGGCCGCGCTCGCCGCCGCGAGCCGCACGGACGCCGACGTCGCGCTGCTGCGCGAGCTGCGCGACCGCCGAGAGGCGGCGTGGTCCGACGACCCCGACGCGCGCGCGAGCGCCGACCTCGACCTGCACCGCGCGATCGTGGAGGCGACGCACAACCCGCTGTACGTGACGCTGTACTCGAGCATGCTCGACGTCTTCGCCGTCCACATGCGCGACGACGAGAGCGGGGACGTGGACGCGGCGCACCGCCGCCACCACGAGCTCGTCGAGGCGATCGCCGACGCCGACGCCGACCGTGCCGCCGCGTCGGTGGCCGCCATCATGGACCCGTTCCTGCGCTGAACGGCGACGTGGCCGATCCGCGCTCGCAGCCGGCCGGCGGTCAGCCTGCGGTCGATCCAGGCGGAGTGCCCGCGGTCAGTCCAGGCAGAACTCGTTGCCCTCGACGTCCTGCATGACGATGCACGACTCGTTCTCCTCGTCCGCGACCATCACGCGCACGCACGTCGCGCCGAGCGCGAGGAGCCGGTCGCGCTCTGCCACGAGCGTCGCGAGGCGCTCGGCACCCACGAGCCCGGTGCCGACGCGGACGTCGAGGTGCACCCGGTTCTTGACGACCTTGCCCTCGGGGACGCGCTGGAAGAACAGCCGCGGGCCGACGCCGGTCGGGTCGCTGCACGCGAACCATGCGTCCCGCTGCTCGGGCGGGAGCGCGGCGTTCGCGTCGTCCCAGGTGTCGAACCCGTCCGGGGGCGACGGCGGGACGTAGCCGAGCACCTCGCACCAGAACCGGGCGACACGCTCCGGCTGTGCGCAGTCGAACGTGACCTGGACATGCCTGACCGTCGTCGTCATCCCGCCACCCTAGGCGTGCGGGTGCTCCCGCTCGGAGGGCATTTCCGGCTCCGTCGCGTCCGCCACCGTCGCGTCCGCCACCGCCGCGGTCGGTGTCGCGGGGAACGTGCGTCGCGCGACGAGGACCACCACGAGCGCGGCGGCGACGATCCCCGCCCCGACGAACGGGACGACGTCGAGCCCGGACCGTGCGAGCACGAGCGCGCCGAGCGCGGCGCCCCCGCCGATGCCGACGTTCGACGTCGCGTTGACGAGTGCCCCGGTGAGGTCCGGCGACGCGCCGTGCGCGCGGATGGCCGCGGCCTGGAACACCGGCGCGACCGCGCCGAACCCCGCGCTCCACACCCCGATCGCGACGAGCACCCCGACGGTCGCGGGGAACGCCAGTCCCACCGCGAGCATGCCCGCCACGACGGCGACCAGCGTGACGACCGTCGTCCGGCGCGGCCGGTGGTCGAGGCGTGCGGCGGCGAACGCCGTGCCGACGAGCCCGAGCGCCCCGAGCACGAGGAGCGCCGGGCCGAGCGCCGACTCCTGCAGGCCCGCGCCCAGGAGCAGGAGCGACACGAACGTGTAGACCGTGTACTGGCCCAGGTACACGAGGGAGTTGGTGGTCGTGGCCACCGCGAGCGCGGAGCGCCGGCTCGCGCTCGTCGCGTCCGACGGCGGAGCGCCGCCCCCCGGCACGGGCGGCAGCAGGAACGCGATGAGCACGGTGGCGAGCGCGCACGCTCCCGCGAGGACGCCGAACGCGGGACGCCAGCCGATCGCGGTGCCGAGCGTCGTCGTGAGCGGGACGCCGAGCACGAACCCGACGGCCGCGCCCGCGGTGACGAGCGAGAGCGCGCGCCCCGTGAGGTGCGGCAGCACGAGTCGCGACGCGTACCCGATGCTCACGGAGAAGAACACCGCGTGCGACGCGCCGCCCAGGGCCCGCGCCGCCGCGACGACAGCGAACGTCGGCGCGACGGCGACGAGCACGTTGCTCACGGTGTAGAGCCCGAGCGTCGTCAGGAGCAGGCCCTTGCGCGGGAGCCGGGCCGTCCCGAGCGTCAGCGGCACGGCGAGCGCCGCGACCATGACCGCGTACGCCGTCACGAGCAGCCCTGCGACGGACTCCGTGACGTCCAGGTCCGCGCTGAGGAGGGGCAGCAGCCCGACGGGCACGAGCTCGGTCGTGATCGCCACGAACGTCGCGAGGCCCAGGGCGACGATGCCGCCCATCGCCTCGCGGATCGTGCCGGGTCGGAAGGGGGCGGTCATGCGTCCGTCTCGGCCTGCAGGGGAGCGGGGTGGTCGAGGGCGACAGCGCGCAGCATGCTCCCACCCTAGGAGGACGGCGCCGCCGCAGGCTGGGCCACGGCCTGCTCGGCGGCGCGGCTGACCTGCTCCCACGCGGCCCAGGTCTCGAGGCGCTGGGCCGTGACGTGCTGAGCGACGTCGTAGACCATGCTGCCCAGGAGCAGGCGCAGCGGCGGGTCGTCGCTGTCGACGAGCGTGAGCATCGCCTCGGCGGCGAGCCGCGGGTCGCTGTCCACGGACCCGTCGGCCCACTGGCGCTCGAGCTCGGCGCGCAGGGGCGCGTACGGCTCGGCCGGGGTGGTCGAGGCCATGCTCGTGTACAGGTCGGTCCAGTAGCCGCCGGGCTGCACGACGGTGACCTTCACGCCGAACGACGCGGCCTCCGCCGCGAGGGCCTCGCTCATGCCCTCGAGCGCGAACTTGCTCGCGCTGTACAGCCCCGTGCTGGGGAAGCCGCCGAGCGCGGCGATGCTCGAGACCTGCAGCAGGTGCCCGGAGCCCTGCGTGCGCAGGTGCGGCAGCACGGCCTGGCTGACCCAGAGGACGCCGAAGAAGTTGACCTCGAGCTGGGCGCGGGCCTCGGCCTCGGTGAACTCCTCGACCATGCCCATCGACAGGGTGCCGGCGTTGTTCACGACGACGTCGAGCCGGCCGAAGCGCTCGACGGCGGCCGCCACCGCGGCGTCGACCGCGCCCTTGTCGGTGACGTCCAGCGTCAGCGCGAGGACGCGGTCGTGGTGCCGGGCGTCGAACGCGTCGGCGCTCGCGGTCCGAGCGGCGGCGACGACCTGGTCGCCGCGCTCGAGCGCGGCGACGGCGAGCGCGTGCCCCAGGCCGCGGCTCGCGCCGGTGATGAACCACGTGCGGGGAGAGGGGGAGGCGTGGCGCAAGGTGTGTGCTCCTCTGGTGAGACGAGACGTTGCGTCTCGTTGTGAGGACGAACGTAGAGCATGTCCGCGCCGCTGGCAATACGCAACGTCTCGTCTCGGGACGGACTAGGCTGAGCGCATGTCGACCCCCGACCCCGCGCGCCGCAACGAGACCTCACGCCGCGCCGTCCTGGTGGCCACGCTCGACCTCCTTCAAGAGGTGCCCTACGCGCGACTGAGCATCGAGGGCATCGCGACGCGCGCCGGCGTCGGCAAGCAGACGATCTACCGCTGGTGGCCCTCGAAGGCCGCCGTCCTGTTCGACGCGTTCCTCCTCCTCAGCGAGGCGGGGGAGGGCGAGGCGCCGATGCTCCCCGACACCGGAGACCTCCGGGCCGACCTCACCGCCGTCCTCCGGGCGACCGTCGCCGAGCTGAACGACCCCCGTCTCGCCGAGCCGATGCGCGCGCTCGCCACCGAGGTCGCGCACGACGAGGCGCTCGCCGCGGCGTACCACGAGCGCCTCGACGCCCCGCTCCGCGAGGCGAAGCGCGCGCGGCTGCGCAGCGCGCAGGAGGCCGGCGAGCTGTCGGCCGACCTCGACCTCGACGTCGCGGCCGACATCATCTGGGGTCCCGTGCTGAACCGGTGGCTCCAGCGCAGCTGCCCCCTCAACGACGAGTACGTCGACGCGCTCGTCGACACCGCGCTCCGCGGGATGCAGCGGCGCGCCGAGGCGTCCTGACGCCGTGCGCGTGGAACCGGTGACCGAGGACGTCCTCGTGGACCGGGTCGTGGACCTCGTCCTCGGGCTCCCCCGCGGCGGCGCACCGGGGCCCGACGGCGCGGTGCGGCTCCTCGTCGACGGTCACCCGTCGACGCACCCCGAGGCGCTCGCGGACCTGCTCGTCGCCCCGCTGCGTGCGGCCGGACGACCGGTCGTGCGGGTGCGCGTCCGGGACTTCTGGCGCCCCGCGTCGCTGCGGCTCGAGCACGGGCGGGAGGACCCGGACGCGCTGCTCGACGCGTGGATCGACGTGGCAGGGCTCAACCGCGAGGTCCTCGACGCCGTCGGCCCGGGCGGGTCCGGGCGCTACGTGCCGAGCCTGCGCGACCCCGCGACGAGCCGGTCCACGCGCGCGGCGTACGTCGACGCGGAGCCAGGGCTCGTCGTCGTGCTCGACGGCGCGCTCGCCCTCGGCCGCGGGCTCGCCGTCGACCTCGCCGTCCACCTGGCGCTGCGCGCTCCGACGCTCGCGCGCCGCACCGCGCCCGAGGACGCCTGGACGCTCGACGCGTACGCGCGCTACGAGCGAGAGGTGCGCCCCGCGGAGGTCGCCGACGTCGTCGCCCGGGTCGACGACGCGCGGCACCCCGCGCTCGTGATGCGCTGACACCCCTGCGCGAGGACCGCACGCTCACGACCGTCGGCAGGGCGGCGCGCGCTCAGCGCGGCAGGTGCGTCTCGACGAGGTCGACGATCGCCGGGTCGTCGGGCAGCGTGCGGGGGCGGAAGCGGTGCACCTCGCCGCCGGGCACGACGACGAACTTCTCGAAGTTCCACGTGACGCGACCGGCCTTGCCCTCGGCGTCCTCGGCCTTCTTCAGCTCCTGGTACAGCGGGTGGGCGTGGCGGCCGTTGACGCGCACGCGGTCGACCACCGGGAACGTCACGCCGTACGTGAGCGAGCAGAACTCCTGGATCGCCTCGTTCGTGCCGAGCTCCTGGAGGAACTGGTTGCTCGGGAACCCGATGACGGTGAACCCGCGGTCGCGGTACTTCTCCTGCATCGCCTCGAGCGTCGCGTACTGCGGCGCGAGACCGCACCGCGACGCGACGTTCACGACGAGCACGACGTCGTCCGAGTGCTCGCGCAGGGTGTGCGTCGTCCCGTCCATGGCGTCGAACGGGATGTCGTACAGGCTCATGCGGGGATCTCCTGACGGTCGGACGGAGGTGGCTCGCCTCCCATCCTGCACCCGACGGCGCCCGAGATGTGAAGATGTCGGGTCGACGTCGCGCCCGCGGTCGCCGCGGAGCACCCGGCCCACAAGACTCGCCTCATGGCCACCCCGGACCTGGACGACCCCACCACGGACGGCACGTCGCGCCTCGGGCGCGCGGTCGTCGGCGTGGTCGTGGGGATCGCGATCTTCGCGTTCGTGGGGGTCGTGGGGTACTTCCTCTTCGTGTCGTACGCGATGCAGCAGTGGGCGGACTCGTACGACTCCCCGCAGCCCCAGGTCACGGCGACGGCCGAGGACACGACCGCCGTCGGGACGGAGACCGGGCTCGACGCGTCCAACGAGGCGTACCGGCAGCGGGCGGGCACGCCCGAGAGCGACGCCGAGGCCGCGCTCTCGGTCCCCGCGGTCCAGGCTGCGCTCGACCCCGTCGCGGACGGGACCGCGGTCGACGGCGACGAGGTCTGGGACGCTCTCGTCGCCGCGGGCTTCGAGCACGTGCAGACCTCCGACCGGACGGCGAGCGGAGAGGTCTCGCCGGTCGTGGGCGTGGGCGTGTCCGTCCCCGGCGGCTGCGTGTACGGGGCGGTCGCGCCCGACGCCGTCACGCTCGACGCGGGCGGACCGATCGCCGACGGCGGGTGCCTGGAGATGCCGTCGCACTGACGCCCTCACGGATGCCCCGCGGTTGCGGGGCCCTGACGTCCGAGACCGACTGACGGTGGGTCGATCTCGCGGCCTGCGGGTCGACCTGGGTACGGTCAGCGGGGCGGGCGACGTGGCCCGCGCGGCTGACGGAGGACGAGACATGCGGATCGAGGGCACGGTCGCCCTGGTGACGGGAGGGGCCTCGGGCCTCGGGCGCGCGACGGCGGAGGGCCTGGTCGCGGCGGGCGCGCAGGTGGTCCTGGCGGACCTCGCGTCGTCCGACGGCTTCGTGGTCGCCGACGCGCTCGGTGACGCCGCACGGTTCGTCCCCACGGACGTGACGAGCGAGGACGACGTCGCGCGCGCGCTCGACGCGGCGGACGACCTCGGCGGCGCGCGCGTCGTCGTGAGCTGCGCCGGGATCGTGCACGCGCAGCGCGTGATCGGGAAGTCCGGCGTGCACGCCCTGGACGCGTTCCGGCGCGTCGTGGACGTCAATCTCGTGGGGACGTTCAACGTCGTCCGCCTCGCGGCGGAGCGCATGCTCGCGCTCGATCCCCTCGGTCCGGACGGGCCCGACCCCGAGGGGGAGGAGCGCGGCGTCGTGGTGCAGACCGCGTCCGTCGCGGCGTTCGACGGGCAGGTCGGGCAGGCCGCCTACGCGGCCTCGAAGGCGGGCGTCGCGGGCCTCACGCTGCCGCTCGCGCGCGACCTCGCGCAGCACCGGATCCGCGTCATGACCATCGCGCCGGGCATCTTCCGCACCCCGATGATGGCGTCGCTGCCCGAGGCCGCGCAGGAGTCGCTCGGCGCCCAGGTGCCGCACCCGAGCAGGCTCGGGCGGCCGGAGGAGTACGCGCACCTGGTGCGCGCGATCGTCGAGAACCCGATGCTGAACGGCGAGGTGGTCCGCCTCGACGGCGCGATCCGGATGGCGCCGCGCTGACCGCGTCACCCCGACGCGCCGCACGGACCGCGGGCGGCCGCCCGCACGAGAGGAGAGGACGATGCCGCCGTACACGACGGCGACCGACTTCCGCGCCGACCTGCTCGCGCGCGCCACCGCGGCCCAGCGCCGCGCCTACACGCGGTACTTCCCCGGCGACGACACGCTCGCCGGCGTGCGCATGGGAGACGTGTTCACGCTCGCGAAGAGCGCGCTCGAGATGCCCGTCGACCAGATCGAGCTGCTGCTCGAGGACCGCGTCCACGAGGTCCGCGCCGGAGGCTGCTCGATCATGGGCAAGTCGGCGACGGCTCGCCGCGTGACCGTCGAGCGGCACGCGGAGCTCGTCGAGCTGTTCCTGCGCCGCCACGACCGGATCGACACGTGGGACCTCGTGGACCTCACCGCGTACCAGGTGCTCGGGTCGTGGCTCCTCGACCGGCCGCGCGACGTCCTCGACGACCTCGCGCGCGCCCCGGACTGGCCGCGGCGTCGCTCCGCGATCGTCGCGACGGCCGCGTTCCTGCGGCGCGGGCAGGTCGACGACACGTTCCGGCTCTCGGAGGTGCTCGTCGACGACCCGGAGCACTACGTGCAGAAGGGCGTCGGGTGGATGCTGCGCCACGCGGGCGACGTCGAGCCCGAGCGGCTGCGCGCGTTCCTCGAGGAGCACGCCGCGACGATGCCGCGCGACGTGCTGCGTGCCGCGGTGGAGAAGCTGCCGCCCGCCGAGCGCAAGGAGTGGCTCGCGCGCTGACCCCGGCCGGTCGGGCGGGGGCGGGTCGCGAGCCTGGTCGCGGCCCCGGTCGCGGGGTCGGGGCGACGGCGCGACGCTGGGACGGCGGGCGTGCTCGCGTCCCGCGGACCGGAGGGACGGCGGCATGCATGCCGGACGACGTGAGCGACGTGAGTGACGCGGAGCACCGCGCGACCTTTGCGGGGATCCTGCGCGCGTGGGGCGACGCGCTCGTCGCGAACGACCCCGCCGCGATCGACGCGTTCGTCGAGCCCGGCTGGGTGCTCGTCGGCACGGACGGGAACGCGCAGGAGCGCGACGGCTTCCTCGCGGTCGTCGCGTCGGGCGAGCTCGTGCACACGGAGATGTCGTCCGAGCTCGTCGCGGCGAGCGTGCACGACGACGTCGCCGTCACCCTCGCGCGCGGCGTCTCCGCGGGCACGTGGCGGGGGACGCCGTTCCGTGACGTGGAGTGGTCGGTCGACACGTTCGTCCGGCGCAGGGCCGCCTGGCGCTGCGTCCACAC
This region includes:
- a CDS encoding FadR/GntR family transcriptional regulator; protein product: MRRVGLIDQAAARFREEVISGRWPVGERIPTEVALVSEFGIGRNTVREALQSLVHAGLLRREQGRGTFVISRSELTGTLERQLAGGSRRHYLELRLALDSTAAALAAASRTDADVALLRELRDRREAAWSDDPDARASADLDLHRAIVEATHNPLYVTLYSSMLDVFAVHMRDDESGDVDAAHRRHHELVEAIADADADRAAASVAAIMDPFLR
- a CDS encoding VOC family protein, which produces MTTTVRHVQVTFDCAQPERVARFWCEVLGYVPPSPPDGFDTWDDANAALPPEQRDAWFACSDPTGVGPRLFFQRVPEGKVVKNRVHLDVRVGTGLVGAERLATLVAERDRLLALGATCVRVMVADEENESCIVMQDVEGNEFCLD
- a CDS encoding DUF6993 domain-containing protein, translating into MATPDLDDPTTDGTSRLGRAVVGVVVGIAIFAFVGVVGYFLFVSYAMQQWADSYDSPQPQVTATAEDTTAVGTETGLDASNEAYRQRAGTPESDAEAALSVPAVQAALDPVADGTAVDGDEVWDALVAAGFEHVQTSDRTASGEVSPVVGVGVSVPGGCVYGAVAPDAVTLDAGGPIADGGCLEMPSH
- a CDS encoding MFS transporter, with amino-acid sequence MTAPFRPGTIREAMGGIVALGLATFVAITTELVPVGLLPLLSADLDVTESVAGLLVTAYAVMVAALAVPLTLGTARLPRKGLLLTTLGLYTVSNVLVAVAPTFAVVAAARALGGASHAVFFSVSIGYASRLVLPHLTGRALSLVTAGAAVGFVLGVPLTTTLGTAIGWRPAFGVLAGACALATVLIAFLLPPVPGGGAPPSDATSASRRSALAVATTTNSLVYLGQYTVYTFVSLLLLGAGLQESALGPALLVLGALGLVGTAFAAARLDHRPRRTTVVTLVAVVAGMLAVGLAFPATVGVLVAIGVWSAGFGAVAPVFQAAAIRAHGASPDLTGALVNATSNVGIGGGAALGALVLARSGLDVVPFVGAGIVAAALVVVLVARRTFPATPTAAVADATVADATEPEMPSEREHPHA
- a CDS encoding SDR family NAD(P)-dependent oxidoreductase; protein product: MRHASPSPRTWFITGASRGLGHALAVAALERGDQVVAAARTASADAFDARHHDRVLALTLDVTDKGAVDAAVAAAVERFGRLDVVVNNAGTLSMGMVEEFTEAEARAQLEVNFFGVLWVSQAVLPHLRTQGSGHLLQVSSIAALGGFPSTGLYSASKFALEGMSEALAAEAASFGVKVTVVQPGGYWTDLYTSMASTTPAEPYAPLRAELERQWADGSVDSDPRLAAEAMLTLVDSDDPPLRLLLGSMVYDVAQHVTAQRLETWAAWEQVSRAAEQAVAQPAAAPSS
- a CDS encoding glutathione peroxidase translates to MSLYDIPFDAMDGTTHTLREHSDDVVLVVNVASRCGLAPQYATLEAMQEKYRDRGFTVIGFPSNQFLQELGTNEAIQEFCSLTYGVTFPVVDRVRVNGRHAHPLYQELKKAEDAEGKAGRVTWNFEKFVVVPGGEVHRFRPRTLPDDPAIVDLVETHLPR
- a CDS encoding TetR/AcrR family transcriptional regulator, whose product is MSTPDPARRNETSRRAVLVATLDLLQEVPYARLSIEGIATRAGVGKQTIYRWWPSKAAVLFDAFLLLSEAGEGEAPMLPDTGDLRADLTAVLRATVAELNDPRLAEPMRALATEVAHDEALAAAYHERLDAPLREAKRARLRSAQEAGELSADLDLDVAADIIWGPVLNRWLQRSCPLNDEYVDALVDTALRGMQRRAEAS
- a CDS encoding uridine kinase yields the protein MEPVTEDVLVDRVVDLVLGLPRGGAPGPDGAVRLLVDGHPSTHPEALADLLVAPLRAAGRPVVRVRVRDFWRPASLRLEHGREDPDALLDAWIDVAGLNREVLDAVGPGGSGRYVPSLRDPATSRSTRAAYVDAEPGLVVVLDGALALGRGLAVDLAVHLALRAPTLARRTAPEDAWTLDAYARYEREVRPAEVADVVARVDDARHPALVMR